Proteins co-encoded in one Metabacillus sp. KUDC1714 genomic window:
- the ezrA gene encoding septation ring formation regulator EzrA, with product MEVIVGLILLVCILFGAGYMLRRRIYKDVDRLEAWKIEIMNRSIIDELSKVKELKMVGQAEKLFEQWRNEWDEIITTQLPEVEELLFDAEDFSDKYRFKKSKSVLEHIENVLKTVDENIDKIIDEINELVSSEEKNTVESEEIKQQFKKVKKTLLAHSHQFGKAHTKLEEKVAEISEGLKEFESETNVGNYLTAREILVKQKGELDILQDKINEIPKLLTECNITLPNLLSELEEGYKEMKGNGYYLEHIQVELEIEKINKQLGTYRKQIEETEIEDIGESLQVVQESIDTIYDLLEHEVEASQFVKQAKETINTKLNELTEQKTATLVETDIVKQSYQLSETELDKQRLIEKQLSQIEKKFAHIEQNLQNDHVAHSIIKEELEDIEKQITKLFEEHNQYQDMLQMLRKDELQAREKLNQIKRVLLNTSRAVQHSNIPGLPADFLEFIDKAQRDVSMITAKLDEIPLNMLVVNQLLEEGVQSVESLKNVADELIEQVYLIEQVIQYGNRYRSRNSQLAIKFRESEELFREYEYSRSLETAAAALEQVEPGSLTKIQEILNEEQRKQHK from the coding sequence ATGGAAGTTATAGTTGGACTAATACTTCTTGTATGTATTCTATTTGGTGCTGGATACATGTTAAGAAGAAGAATTTATAAAGATGTTGATCGTTTAGAAGCTTGGAAAATTGAAATTATGAATCGGTCGATTATAGATGAATTGTCAAAAGTGAAGGAACTAAAAATGGTAGGTCAAGCGGAGAAACTGTTTGAGCAATGGAGAAATGAATGGGATGAAATTATTACAACCCAACTTCCAGAGGTTGAGGAACTTCTCTTTGATGCTGAAGATTTCTCTGATAAATATCGATTTAAGAAGTCGAAAAGTGTACTCGAGCATATTGAGAATGTATTAAAAACAGTTGATGAGAATATAGACAAAATCATTGATGAAATAAACGAACTAGTTTCTAGTGAAGAAAAAAACACAGTTGAAAGCGAAGAAATAAAACAACAATTTAAAAAAGTGAAAAAGACTTTATTAGCTCATAGCCATCAGTTTGGGAAAGCACATACCAAATTGGAGGAAAAAGTAGCTGAAATCTCAGAGGGGTTAAAAGAATTTGAGTCTGAAACAAATGTAGGTAATTATTTAACTGCTAGAGAAATTTTGGTGAAACAAAAGGGCGAGCTTGATATTCTTCAAGACAAAATAAACGAGATTCCTAAATTACTTACAGAATGTAATATTACTTTACCTAATCTTTTAAGTGAATTAGAAGAAGGCTATAAAGAAATGAAAGGTAATGGCTATTATTTAGAGCATATTCAAGTTGAGTTAGAAATTGAAAAAATAAACAAACAACTAGGAACATACCGAAAGCAAATTGAAGAAACTGAAATTGAGGATATTGGTGAAAGTCTCCAAGTTGTTCAAGAATCAATTGATACAATATATGATCTTTTAGAACATGAAGTAGAAGCGAGTCAATTTGTTAAACAAGCTAAAGAAACAATTAACACAAAACTTAATGAATTGACTGAACAGAAAACTGCTACCTTGGTAGAAACAGACATAGTAAAACAGAGTTACCAATTGTCTGAAACAGAGCTTGATAAACAAAGACTAATTGAAAAGCAACTCTCACAAATTGAGAAGAAATTCGCACATATTGAACAGAATTTACAAAATGACCATGTTGCCCATTCAATTATTAAAGAAGAGCTTGAAGATATAGAAAAACAAATTACTAAGCTGTTTGAAGAACATAATCAATATCAAGACATGCTCCAAATGTTACGAAAGGATGAACTCCAGGCTAGGGAAAAATTAAACCAGATAAAAAGAGTATTACTAAATACAAGTAGGGCTGTCCAACATAGCAATATACCTGGTTTACCTGCTGACTTTTTGGAGTTTATTGATAAAGCACAAAGAGATGTTTCAATGATAACAGCAAAATTAGATGAAATTCCATTAAATATGCTCGTTGTTAATCAATTATTAGAAGAAGGTGTTCAATCAGTTGAATCCTTAAAGAACGTCGCTGATGAATTGATTGAACAAGTATATTTAATAGAGCAGGTTATTCAATACGGTAATCGCTATCGCAGTCGAAATTCCCAGCTTGCAATAAAATTTAGAGAATCAGAGGAACTGTTCAGAGAATATGAATACAGCAGATCGTTAGAAACTGCAGCTGCCGCTCTTGAACAAGTTGAACCTGGATCATTAACAAAAATACAAGAAATTTTAAACGAAGAACAACGTAAACAACATAAATAA
- the rpsD gene encoding 30S ribosomal protein S4, with product MARYTGSSWKLSRRLGISLSGSGKELEKRPYAPGQHGPGQRKKISEYGLQLQEKQKLRHMYGVNERQFRNLFDKAGKMAGKHGENFMILLDARLDNVVYRLGLARTRRQARQLVNHGHILVDGGRVDIPSYQLKPGQTITLREKSRNLDIVKEAIEVSNFVPDYLTFDADKLEGTFTRLPERSELPAEINEALIVEFYSR from the coding sequence ATGGCTCGTTATACAGGCTCAAGCTGGAAACTCTCTCGTCGTCTAGGTATTTCATTAAGTGGTTCAGGTAAAGAATTAGAAAAGCGTCCATATGCTCCAGGACAACACGGTCCAGGACAACGCAAAAAAATCTCTGAATATGGTTTACAATTACAAGAGAAGCAAAAGCTTCGTCATATGTATGGTGTAAATGAACGCCAATTCCGTAACCTATTTGATAAAGCTGGCAAAATGGCTGGTAAACATGGTGAGAACTTCATGATTCTTCTTGATGCTCGTCTTGATAACGTAGTATACCGTTTAGGTTTAGCACGTACACGTCGTCAAGCTCGTCAATTAGTTAACCATGGTCATATCCTTGTAGATGGCGGACGTGTAGATATCCCATCTTACCAACTTAAACCAGGTCAAACAATCACTTTACGTGAAAAATCTCGCAACCTTGATATCGTTAAGGAAGCAATCGAAGTAAGCAACTTCGTACCTGATTACCTAACTTTCGACGCAGACAAATTAGAAGGTACATTCACACGTTTACCTGAACGTTCTGAATTACCTGCTGAAATTAACGAAGCTCTTATCGTTGAGTTCTACTCTCGTTAA
- a CDS encoding cysteine desulfurase family protein, with the protein MLYLDNSATTQPYPEVISTFSKVTEVYFANPSSVHKLGSEAESLLNQSRKQVANLLGVHEQEVIFTSGGTEGNNLAIKGAALANKHKGRHIITSVVEHPSVLESFKQLEQVHDFDVTYLPVDENGIVSIERMKKEIREDTILVSIMHVNNEVGTIQPVTEIGQLITQYPKALFHVDNVQGITKVPLDLKKANIHLCTISGHKFHGLNGTGALFVRTGVDLLPLFSGGLQELQLRSGTESLAGNVAFAKALRMASERAEEQSSTMKNTFTKLKRELMNIDGVIVNTPQENTAPHIINFSVPSVKAEVLIHYLGERNIFVSTTSACSSRRKAISTTLLAMNKHQDVAKSAIRVSLSIDQNEEIINPFIKTLSKGIEKLSKVMR; encoded by the coding sequence ATGTTGTATTTAGACAACAGTGCGACAACACAGCCTTATCCAGAGGTCATATCAACGTTTTCAAAAGTAACTGAAGTTTATTTTGCTAATCCATCCTCCGTACATAAATTAGGAAGTGAAGCTGAGTCACTTCTAAATCAATCTAGAAAACAGGTTGCAAATCTTTTAGGGGTGCATGAACAGGAGGTTATTTTTACTTCAGGAGGTACAGAAGGGAATAATCTTGCGATAAAAGGAGCAGCACTTGCTAATAAACATAAAGGAAGGCATATCATCACTTCGGTAGTCGAACATCCATCTGTTTTGGAGTCGTTTAAACAGCTTGAGCAAGTTCATGATTTTGATGTTACGTATTTACCAGTTGATGAGAATGGTATAGTCTCAATTGAACGCATGAAAAAAGAAATACGTGAAGATACTATCCTCGTATCGATTATGCATGTAAATAATGAAGTCGGCACCATTCAGCCGGTAACAGAAATTGGACAGCTTATTACGCAGTATCCTAAGGCTCTGTTTCATGTTGACAATGTTCAAGGTATCACGAAAGTGCCACTTGACTTAAAGAAAGCTAATATTCATCTTTGTACGATTTCAGGTCATAAATTCCATGGTTTAAATGGGACTGGTGCTTTGTTTGTGAGGACAGGAGTTGATCTTCTTCCTCTTTTTTCAGGTGGCTTGCAAGAACTTCAGTTGAGATCAGGTACAGAAAGTCTTGCAGGAAATGTGGCTTTTGCTAAGGCACTAAGAATGGCATCTGAAAGAGCTGAAGAGCAATCTTCGACCATGAAAAATACTTTCACTAAACTTAAAAGGGAATTAATGAACATAGATGGTGTTATTGTTAACACACCGCAAGAAAATACTGCACCACACATAATAAACTTCTCAGTACCATCTGTGAAAGCAGAAGTGCTGATACATTATTTAGGTGAGCGTAATATCTTTGTATCAACAACTTCAGCTTGTTCATCAAGAAGGAAAGCTATTAGCACCACACTTCTTGCTATGAATAAACATCAGGATGTTGCGAAAAGTGCAATTCGAGTGAGTTTGTCAATTGACCAAAATGAAGAAATAATTAATCCTTTTATTAAGACGCTTTCTAAGGGTATAGAAAAATTATCAAAGGTAATGAGGTAA
- the tyrS gene encoding tyrosine--tRNA ligase, with protein MSELLNDLQFRGLVNQVTDEAGLAKVLQEDKIKLYSGFDPTADSLHIGHLLPVLTLKRFQLNGHHPIALVGGATGLIGDPSGKKAERTLNTADIVQDWSDRIKGQLSRFLDFEADVNPAVIVNNYDWIGSLDVISFLRDVGKNFGINYMLAKDSVKTRIESGISFTEFSYMILQSYDFLKLYEQNECKLQIGGSDQWGNITAGLELIRKSEENSKAYGLTIPLVTKADGTKFGKTEGGAIWLDREKTSPYEFYQFWINTDDRDVVKYLKYFTFLSQTEIEQFEEEIKNAPEKRLAQKSLAEEVTKLVHGEEALQQAIKISAALFSGDIKQLTGNEILEGFKDVPSTKMEETEIGLVDLLIQAKIAPSKRQAREDITNGAIYINGDRIQDLSKVISDEDKIDGQFTVIRRGKKKYFLIRYA; from the coding sequence ATGAGTGAATTATTAAACGATTTACAATTTAGAGGCTTAGTAAACCAAGTTACAGATGAGGCTGGACTAGCTAAAGTACTACAGGAAGATAAAATTAAGCTTTATTCTGGATTTGATCCTACTGCGGATAGTCTTCATATTGGTCATTTGCTTCCGGTGTTAACGCTTAAAAGATTCCAACTAAACGGACATCATCCAATAGCTCTTGTTGGAGGTGCTACTGGGCTGATTGGTGATCCAAGTGGGAAGAAGGCAGAGCGTACTTTAAATACTGCGGATATTGTACAGGATTGGTCTGATCGAATTAAAGGACAATTATCTAGGTTCCTTGACTTTGAAGCGGATGTTAATCCAGCAGTTATTGTGAATAACTATGATTGGATTGGTAGTCTAGATGTTATTTCTTTCCTACGTGATGTTGGGAAAAACTTTGGTATTAATTACATGCTTGCTAAGGATTCAGTTAAGACCCGTATCGAATCTGGTATTTCATTTACTGAGTTTAGTTACATGATCTTACAATCCTATGATTTCTTAAAATTATACGAACAAAATGAATGTAAACTACAAATTGGTGGTAGTGATCAGTGGGGAAATATTACAGCAGGGCTAGAGCTAATCCGTAAATCTGAAGAAAATTCTAAGGCGTATGGATTGACGATTCCTCTTGTTACAAAAGCAGATGGCACGAAGTTTGGAAAAACAGAAGGTGGAGCGATTTGGTTAGATCGTGAAAAAACATCTCCATATGAGTTTTACCAATTTTGGATCAACACAGATGATCGTGATGTAGTAAAATATCTGAAATACTTTACATTCTTATCTCAGACAGAAATTGAGCAATTTGAAGAAGAGATTAAAAATGCACCTGAAAAACGATTAGCTCAAAAATCGTTAGCTGAAGAAGTAACAAAACTCGTTCATGGTGAAGAAGCTTTACAACAAGCAATTAAGATTTCTGCGGCATTGTTTAGTGGGGATATTAAACAGTTAACAGGTAATGAAATTTTAGAAGGATTCAAAGATGTACCATCTACTAAAATGGAAGAGACTGAAATTGGCTTAGTTGACTTGCTTATTCAAGCTAAAATTGCCCCATCAAAACGTCAAGCACGAGAAGATATTACAAATGGTGCAATCTATATAAACGGAGATCGTATTCAAGATTTATCCAAAGTTATTTCAGATGAAGATAAAATTGATGGACAGTTTACTGTAATTCGTAGAGGGAAAAAGAAATATTTCTTAATTCGTTACGCATAA
- the thiI gene encoding tRNA uracil 4-sulfurtransferase ThiI — translation MKFDHILIRFGEISTKGRNRRKFIDRLKNNVRDVLTDFPNLEYQGTRDRLYIHLHNEDHEVIVERLKNIFGIQSFSLAIKCKSDISEIKEMALKAVNSVFQPYDTFKVTTKRADKQFPLDTNELNYQIGSHVLINTEDLTVDVKNPKINLRVEVRKEATYLTCYDFKGAGGLPVGSGGKAMLLLSGGIDSPVAGFLTLKRGVELEVIHFFSPPYTSERAKQKVIDLARELTAFGGKIKLHIVPFTAIQEKIQEQVPENYTMTSTRRMMLKIADKLREKQQALALITGESLGQVASQTLESMVAINDVTSTPIIRPLITMDKLEIIEISKSIGTHDISIRPYEDCCTIFTPANPKTKPKLEKVSRFESFVDFDELVSQSLNKVETIVITKEQKEKFDNLL, via the coding sequence ATGAAATTTGATCACATATTAATTCGATTTGGGGAAATATCTACTAAGGGACGTAATCGCAGGAAATTTATTGATAGGTTAAAAAATAATGTAAGAGATGTGCTAACAGATTTTCCAAATCTTGAATACCAGGGTACACGTGATAGGCTTTATATCCATTTACATAACGAGGATCATGAAGTAATCGTTGAAAGGTTAAAGAACATATTTGGAATTCAATCATTCAGTTTAGCGATTAAATGTAAAAGTGATATATCTGAAATAAAAGAAATGGCATTAAAGGCGGTTAACAGTGTATTCCAGCCATATGATACATTCAAAGTAACAACAAAGCGAGCAGACAAACAATTTCCACTTGATACAAATGAATTAAATTATCAGATTGGAAGTCATGTGCTAATAAATACCGAAGATCTTACCGTAGATGTTAAAAATCCGAAAATAAATCTACGTGTCGAAGTTCGAAAAGAGGCAACATATCTTACATGCTATGATTTTAAAGGAGCAGGAGGTCTACCTGTAGGTTCTGGTGGCAAGGCAATGCTTTTATTATCAGGTGGGATCGATAGTCCTGTAGCTGGGTTTTTAACATTAAAAAGAGGAGTAGAATTAGAGGTTATTCATTTTTTTAGTCCCCCCTATACAAGTGAACGTGCGAAACAAAAGGTAATTGATCTAGCCAGGGAGTTAACTGCTTTTGGAGGTAAGATAAAGCTTCACATCGTCCCATTTACAGCTATTCAAGAAAAAATTCAAGAACAAGTTCCCGAAAATTACACGATGACATCTACACGTAGAATGATGCTTAAAATAGCTGATAAATTACGAGAAAAACAACAAGCTCTTGCACTAATTACTGGGGAAAGCCTTGGACAAGTAGCAAGTCAAACATTGGAAAGCATGGTTGCTATTAATGATGTTACTAGCACACCAATAATTAGACCACTTATCACAATGGACAAACTCGAGATAATCGAAATTTCCAAAAGTATTGGAACACATGATATATCAATTCGACCATATGAGGACTGCTGTACAATTTTTACTCCTGCAAATCCTAAAACAAAACCAAAGCTTGAGAAAGTATCACGTTTTGAAAGCTTTGTTGATTTTGATGAGCTTGTTTCACAATCATTAAATAAGGTGGAAACAATCGTCATAACAAAGGAGCAAAAGGAAAAATTCGATAACTTATTATAG
- a CDS encoding GAF domain-containing protein produces MFSVEMYKGSKKEQFPLAIKQLKALLDGEDDRIANLSNASAFLNQFLENINWVGFYLVKDEQLVLGPFQGLPACVRIPLGKGVCGTAAANKRTERVADVHQFPGHIACDAASNSEIVVPLIKDNILIGVLDIDSPIKNRFDKMDEAFLEEFVEILVKYI; encoded by the coding sequence ATGTTTTCTGTCGAAATGTACAAAGGTAGTAAAAAAGAACAATTTCCATTAGCTATTAAACAGCTAAAAGCATTATTAGATGGTGAAGATGATCGCATTGCAAATCTATCAAATGCTTCAGCATTTCTAAATCAATTTCTAGAAAATATTAACTGGGTAGGCTTTTACCTAGTAAAGGATGAACAACTTGTACTTGGCCCCTTCCAAGGTTTACCAGCATGTGTGCGAATTCCACTAGGAAAAGGAGTGTGCGGCACTGCTGCAGCTAACAAAAGAACTGAACGTGTTGCAGATGTTCATCAATTCCCTGGCCACATAGCTTGTGATGCGGCTTCTAATTCAGAAATTGTTGTTCCACTCATTAAGGACAATATTCTAATTGGAGTCTTAGACATCGATAGCCCTATCAAAAACAGATTTGATAAGATGGACGAGGCTTTTTTAGAAGAATTTGTTGAAATTCTTGTTAAATATATATAA
- the refZ gene encoding forespore capture DNA-binding protein RefZ, producing the protein MTKQPLRDTKQKILNAAIYLFNSKGFTGTSVREIANRANANVAHISYYFKGKGGLLEYLVSHYYEGYIQVIEENYSQLKYGNAHTVLSKIILDILNYQHENRQLSRLVYREVTVDSVLIREVMTTYLTKEKYYIKSVIDQGIEEGYYRKVFVPHMIIQLRSLLHTPYLQPQYMSEVLHIQTHEVYFVHQYYKELKIWLNSLLLENQSLEGKLVAVR; encoded by the coding sequence ATGACTAAACAACCTTTACGTGATACAAAACAAAAAATCCTAAATGCGGCAATATATTTGTTTAACTCAAAGGGTTTTACTGGTACTTCAGTGCGAGAAATTGCAAATCGAGCTAATGCGAATGTAGCTCATATTTCTTACTATTTTAAAGGGAAAGGTGGTTTACTTGAATACCTTGTATCTCATTATTATGAGGGGTATATACAAGTAATTGAAGAAAATTATTCCCAATTAAAATACGGAAATGCACACACAGTTTTAAGTAAAATCATTTTAGATATATTAAATTATCAACATGAAAATCGTCAACTTTCAAGATTAGTATACCGTGAAGTCACAGTGGATTCCGTACTAATTCGTGAAGTCATGACAACTTATTTAACCAAGGAGAAATACTATATCAAATCAGTCATCGATCAAGGGATTGAGGAAGGATATTATCGAAAAGTTTTTGTACCACATATGATTATCCAATTAAGAAGCCTTTTGCACACACCGTATTTGCAGCCACAATATATGAGCGAAGTACTCCATATCCAAACTCACGAAGTCTATTTTGTACATCAATATTATAAAGAGTTGAAAATTTGGCTGAACTCATTGTTGCTAGAGAATCAATCTCTAGAAGGAAAGCTAGTTGCTGTTCGTTAG
- a CDS encoding sensor domain-containing diguanylate cyclase — translation MGDQLVVLAIKSTFFEFLSNNHQQPSINEILKKLTSVLKRELCIKDAIFYSYNKQLDYLTPAFKDRGYPVKAVPDDLQYGKLYFFEEQAFIPIIQNDTLHGLVELIGLNISKFSSASLDEVVKSCSSFFAHSLNLVQITLNEQKFKQLYRLTEKFHSFMNKDDVLSELVTTLQSMFFEYNFYLFLSHDHENHLDLPIKDLGFDHQDGNEMAMEAFVTGNAQRSFDKKNRQMIVYIPLKGKQGVYGVLQVVANHGLQLEDENVNFVAMLANAAGTALENAQLYEQSKRLIKDLQLINETSHRLNKNLRLTDTMTYMSLRILNSFKADEVGFFYINQNGSIQIFPGSTNFFNTEEVMIYIQYVREKIEKDLEGLFIGDITTYLKDLPYSSVMAVPMVQSENLKGCALVLHKDPYHFSFDMFKLLQSLIHHSTLALTNSLLREELETLVKTDHLTQLFSRNYFNDFIGSSMQKDRQGTFVLIDIDNFKKVNDTYGHQVGDEVLVQVANIIKSNIRENDVGARWGGEELAVYLPQVELASGISVAERIVKRVRENTNPMITISCGVSYWNAEIDKNFHQLFSKADKALYIAKNEGKNQVIVQV, via the coding sequence ATGGGTGATCAATTGGTTGTTCTGGCGATTAAGAGTACTTTTTTTGAATTTTTAAGTAACAATCACCAGCAACCTTCAATAAATGAAATTTTAAAAAAGCTTACAAGTGTTTTAAAAAGGGAACTGTGTATTAAAGATGCAATTTTCTATTCTTATAACAAGCAGTTAGATTACCTAACACCAGCTTTTAAAGACAGAGGTTATCCGGTTAAGGCAGTGCCAGACGACCTTCAATACGGAAAGCTTTATTTTTTTGAAGAACAAGCCTTCATCCCAATTATTCAAAATGATACTTTACATGGTTTAGTCGAGTTAATAGGATTAAATATAAGTAAATTTTCTAGTGCATCATTAGACGAAGTAGTCAAATCTTGTTCATCTTTCTTTGCACATAGTTTAAATTTAGTTCAAATCACACTAAATGAACAGAAATTCAAACAATTATATCGATTAACTGAAAAATTTCATTCTTTTATGAATAAAGATGATGTACTTTCCGAGCTAGTTACTACTTTACAATCTATGTTTTTTGAATATAATTTTTATTTGTTTTTATCACATGACCATGAAAACCATCTAGATTTACCAATAAAAGATTTAGGTTTTGATCATCAAGATGGTAATGAAATGGCTATGGAAGCCTTTGTCACAGGTAATGCTCAAAGGTCATTTGATAAAAAGAATAGGCAAATGATTGTATATATCCCACTAAAGGGGAAACAGGGTGTATATGGTGTGCTTCAGGTTGTTGCAAATCATGGATTGCAGCTTGAGGATGAAAATGTAAATTTTGTAGCAATGCTAGCAAACGCTGCAGGAACTGCCTTAGAAAATGCTCAATTGTATGAGCAATCGAAAAGGTTAATAAAGGACTTACAACTAATTAATGAAACATCACATCGTTTAAATAAGAACTTAAGATTAACAGATACAATGACGTATATGTCATTAAGAATATTAAATTCTTTTAAAGCAGATGAAGTTGGATTTTTCTATATTAATCAAAATGGTTCGATTCAAATCTTTCCTGGAAGTACGAATTTCTTTAATACAGAAGAAGTAATGATCTACATTCAGTATGTACGAGAGAAAATAGAAAAGGATTTAGAGGGCCTTTTTATTGGCGATATAACAACATATTTAAAAGATTTACCATATTCATCTGTTATGGCTGTTCCTATGGTTCAGAGTGAAAATCTTAAAGGCTGTGCATTAGTACTCCATAAAGATCCCTATCATTTTTCTTTTGATATGTTTAAGTTGCTTCAATCATTAATTCATCATTCAACATTAGCACTGACAAATTCATTGTTAAGAGAAGAGCTTGAAACATTGGTTAAAACCGATCATTTAACACAATTATTTTCTCGTAATTACTTTAATGATTTTATTGGTAGCTCGATGCAGAAAGATCGGCAAGGTACTTTTGTGCTAATTGATATCGATAATTTCAAAAAAGTTAATGACACGTATGGTCATCAAGTTGGTGATGAAGTACTTGTTCAAGTAGCAAACATTATTAAAAGTAATATACGTGAAAATGATGTTGGGGCTAGATGGGGTGGAGAAGAACTTGCCGTCTATCTTCCACAAGTAGAACTTGCATCAGGCATTTCAGTAGCGGAGAGAATTGTTAAGCGCGTTAGGGAAAATACTAACCCGATGATAACCATTTCCTGTGGAGTTTCTTATTGGAATGCTGAAATTGACAAAAACTTCCATCAACTATTTAGTAAAGCAGATAAGGCATTATATATCGCTAAAAATGAGGGTAAAAATCAAGTGATTGTACAGGTATAA
- the hisJ gene encoding histidinol-phosphatase HisJ: MMKKDGHVHTPYCPHGTTDQLETYINQAIEEGFDSLTFTEHAPLPPGFKDPTPEEDSAMKLEDMDSYINDIQILKDKYRHKITINIGLEVDYIKEFEHETKVFLDQYGKFLDDSILSVHFLKIDHSYYCMDYDENTFGKMIDIAGSLQNLHQAYYNEVLHSIHSDLGNFKPKRIGHITLVNKFQKLYPVTFSTDTSVKKVIQAIKEQKLEIDYNVAGLRKKYCGETYPEESIAKLAHKQKIPLIYGSDAHSARDIGKNYTHYDQLTNSN; encoded by the coding sequence ATGATGAAGAAGGATGGACATGTTCATACACCTTATTGTCCACATGGGACAACCGATCAACTAGAAACATATATAAACCAAGCAATAGAAGAAGGTTTCGACAGTTTAACTTTCACAGAACATGCCCCACTTCCACCAGGTTTTAAAGACCCAACACCTGAGGAAGATAGTGCAATGAAATTAGAAGACATGGATTCTTATATTAATGACATTCAGATCCTAAAAGATAAGTACCGACACAAAATCACAATTAACATCGGATTAGAAGTTGATTATATAAAGGAATTCGAGCATGAAACAAAAGTATTTTTAGATCAATATGGAAAATTTTTAGACGATAGTATTCTCTCAGTGCATTTTTTGAAGATCGATCATTCCTACTACTGTATGGATTACGATGAAAACACATTTGGCAAAATGATAGATATAGCAGGGTCATTACAAAACCTTCATCAAGCATATTACAATGAGGTATTACATTCTATTCATAGTGATTTGGGTAATTTCAAACCGAAGAGAATTGGTCATATTACGTTAGTTAATAAATTTCAAAAGCTTTATCCCGTTACCTTTTCTACTGATACTTCTGTCAAGAAAGTCATACAAGCAATAAAAGAACAAAAATTGGAAATTGATTATAATGTAGCTGGATTAAGAAAAAAATATTGTGGTGAAACATATCCTGAGGAATCGATTGCAAAATTGGCACACAAACAAAAAATCCCTCTTATCTATGGTTCAGATGCCCACAGCGCAAGGGATATTGGGAAGAATTACACACATTATGATCAACTAACGAACAGCAACTAG